A section of the Rhizobium sp. Pop5 genome encodes:
- the serS gene encoding serine--tRNA ligase, with amino-acid sequence MLDIKWIRENPEALDAALAKRGAEPLAQSLVALDEKRRSAVQKAQDLLSRRNAASKEIGAAMAQKNTELAEKLKAEVADIKETLPAAEEEERAFSAELNDALSRIPNVPLDDVPVGKDEHDNVVTRVVGEKPRWNHAPKEHFEIGEALGYMDFERAAKLSGSRFTVLTGQIAGLERALGQFMIDLHTREHGYIEVSSPLMVRAEALFGTGNLPKFEEDLFKTTDGRYLIPTAEVTLTNLVREEILDQEKLPLRFTALTPSFRSEAGSAGRDTRGMLRQHQFWKCELVSITDAESSIAEHERMTACAEEVLKRLGLHFRTMTLCTGDMGFGSRKTYDLEVWLPGQNAFREISSCSVCGDFQARRMNARYRGKDDKANRFVHTLNGSGTAVGRCLIAVLENYLNEDGSVTIPDVLLPYMGGLTKIERAA; translated from the coding sequence ATGCTCGATATCAAATGGATCCGTGAGAATCCCGAAGCGCTCGATGCCGCCCTTGCCAAGCGCGGTGCGGAGCCTCTGGCCCAAAGTCTCGTCGCCCTCGATGAAAAGCGCCGCTCCGCCGTGCAGAAGGCGCAGGATCTGCTTTCCCGCCGCAACGCCGCTTCCAAGGAGATCGGCGCGGCGATGGCACAGAAGAACACCGAGCTTGCCGAAAAGCTGAAGGCAGAGGTCGCCGACATCAAGGAGACGCTGCCTGCCGCCGAGGAAGAGGAGCGCGCGTTTTCCGCCGAGCTCAACGACGCGCTTTCGCGCATCCCGAACGTGCCGCTCGACGACGTCCCGGTTGGCAAAGACGAGCACGACAATGTCGTCACCCGCGTCGTCGGCGAAAAGCCTCGCTGGAACCATGCACCGAAGGAGCATTTCGAAATCGGCGAAGCGCTCGGCTACATGGACTTCGAGCGTGCCGCCAAGCTCTCCGGCTCGCGCTTTACGGTTCTGACTGGACAGATCGCCGGACTCGAGCGCGCGCTCGGCCAGTTCATGATCGATCTTCACACCAGAGAGCACGGCTATATCGAAGTCAGCTCGCCGCTGATGGTGCGCGCTGAAGCGCTCTTCGGCACCGGCAATCTGCCGAAATTCGAAGAGGATCTCTTCAAGACGACGGATGGACGTTATCTCATTCCGACGGCCGAGGTGACCCTCACCAATCTGGTGCGTGAGGAAATCCTCGATCAGGAAAAGCTGCCGCTCCGCTTCACCGCATTGACGCCGTCCTTCCGCTCGGAGGCGGGCTCGGCCGGTCGCGACACGCGCGGCATGCTGCGTCAGCACCAGTTCTGGAAATGCGAACTTGTCTCGATCACCGATGCTGAAAGCTCGATTGCCGAGCATGAGCGCATGACCGCCTGCGCCGAGGAAGTGCTGAAGCGCCTCGGCCTGCATTTCCGCACCATGACGCTTTGCACCGGCGATATGGGCTTCGGCTCGCGCAAGACCTATGATCTCGAAGTTTGGCTGCCGGGACAGAATGCCTTCCGTGAAATCTCGTCCTGCTCGGTCTGCGGCGATTTCCAGGCGCGGCGAATGAATGCGCGCTACCGTGGCAAGGACGACAAGGCCAACAGGTTCGTCCACACGCTGAACGGCTCCGGCACCGCCGTCGGCCGCTGCCTGATCGCTGTTCTCGAAAATTATCTGAACGAAGATGGTTCCGTCACGATTCCGGACGTTTTGCTGCCTTATATGGGTGGATTGACGAAGATCGAACGGGCGGCCTGA
- the tatC gene encoding twin-arginine translocase subunit TatC has product MSGDIEDKPQPLIEHLMELRTRLIWSIGAFFVAFIVCFFFAKHLFNYLVIPYKTAVQWAHLDVEKAQLIYTAPQEFFFTQVKVAMFGGLVVAFPIIAAQIYKFVAPGLYKNERQAFLPFLIASPVLFLMGGALVYFFFTPMVMWFFLSMQQAPGHDEVAISLMPKVSEYLSLIMTLVFSFGLVFQLPVITTLLARVGLLTSQWLAEKRKFAIVLAFIVAAVLTPPDPMSQIGLALPTILLYEISIYAARLVERQRSRQALEEASDSSDVAKTDSV; this is encoded by the coding sequence ATGAGCGGTGATATCGAAGACAAGCCGCAGCCGTTGATCGAGCACCTGATGGAGCTGCGCACGCGGCTGATCTGGTCGATCGGCGCGTTTTTCGTCGCCTTCATCGTATGCTTCTTTTTTGCCAAGCACCTCTTCAACTATCTCGTCATTCCCTACAAGACGGCGGTCCAGTGGGCTCATCTCGACGTGGAGAAAGCCCAGCTCATCTACACCGCGCCGCAGGAATTCTTCTTCACGCAGGTCAAGGTCGCCATGTTCGGTGGCCTGGTGGTCGCTTTCCCGATCATCGCCGCCCAGATCTACAAATTCGTGGCGCCAGGCCTCTACAAGAACGAGCGCCAGGCCTTCCTGCCGTTCCTGATCGCTTCGCCGGTCCTGTTCCTGATGGGCGGCGCGCTCGTCTACTTCTTCTTCACGCCGATGGTCATGTGGTTCTTCCTGTCGATGCAGCAGGCGCCGGGTCATGACGAGGTGGCGATCTCGCTGATGCCGAAGGTCTCGGAATATCTGAGCCTCATCATGACGCTGGTCTTCTCCTTCGGTCTCGTTTTTCAGCTTCCCGTCATCACCACGCTTCTGGCCCGCGTCGGTCTTCTGACGTCGCAATGGCTCGCCGAAAAGCGCAAGTTCGCAATCGTGCTCGCCTTCATCGTAGCCGCGGTCCTGACACCGCCGGATCCGATGTCCCAGATCGGCCTTGCGCTGCCGACGATCCTTCTCTACGAGATTTCCATCTACGCGGCACGACTCGTGGAGCGTCAGCGTTCCCGACAGGCACTTGAAGAGGCTTCTGATTCCTCCGACGTCGCCAAGACGGATAGTGTCTGA
- the scpB gene encoding SMC-Scp complex subunit ScpB, whose translation MIDPRSEEDFEGEGRDIQAEIEAERTAEALVFASSQPVSEAFLAERLPRGADVRAIMLRLKERYAPRGVNLVQIEGAWAFRTAADLSFVIRRDENEVKKLSRAALEVLAIIAYHQPVTRAEIEDIRGVQTSRGTLDVLMEAGWVRFRGRRRTPGRPVTLGTTRDFLDHFGLEELRDLPGLEELKGAGLLSGRIPANFNIPSPLMNDELTEDEDPITQMDLEELGLLAPRGTSED comes from the coding sequence TTGATCGATCCCAGAAGCGAAGAGGATTTCGAGGGGGAGGGCCGTGACATTCAGGCCGAGATCGAGGCCGAGCGTACCGCCGAGGCGCTGGTCTTCGCCTCCTCGCAGCCGGTCTCCGAAGCTTTCCTCGCCGAGCGCCTGCCCAGGGGGGCGGACGTGCGCGCGATCATGCTGCGGCTGAAGGAGCGATATGCCCCGCGTGGCGTCAACCTCGTGCAGATAGAAGGCGCCTGGGCTTTCCGTACCGCCGCCGATCTCTCTTTCGTCATCCGCCGTGACGAGAACGAGGTGAAGAAGCTTTCGCGCGCCGCATTGGAAGTGCTGGCGATCATCGCCTATCACCAGCCGGTGACGCGCGCCGAGATCGAGGATATTCGTGGCGTCCAGACCTCGCGCGGCACGCTCGATGTGCTGATGGAAGCCGGCTGGGTGCGGTTTCGCGGTCGCCGGCGCACGCCGGGCCGGCCGGTGACACTGGGCACCACGCGCGATTTTCTCGATCATTTCGGCCTCGAGGAACTGCGCGATCTGCCTGGTCTCGAAGAATTGAAGGGCGCAGGCTTGCTGTCGGGCCGTATCCCTGCGAATTTCAATATTCCCTCGCCGTTGATGAACGACGAACTGACCGAGGACGAAGACCCGATCACCCAGATGGACCTCGAAGAACTGGGGTTGCTGGCGCCACGCGGCACCTCCGAAGATTGA
- the surE gene encoding 5'/3'-nucleotidase SurE produces the protein MRILLTNDDGIHAEGLAALERIARTLSDDVWIVAPETDQSGLAHSLSLSEPLRLRKVSDKHFALRGTPTDCVIMGIRQVMDIKPDLVLSGVNSGSNVADDVTYSGTIAGAIEGTMQGVRSFALSQAYLHEDGARLVPWEVCETHAPALLEKLMVLDLPEGTFLNLNFPNCRPDEVDGAEVTMQGKLAFNLQVDARSDGRGFPYYWLKFGERAGAFIEGTDIHALKHNKISVTPLKLDLTDYSVTDRVARALGYGAQV, from the coding sequence ATGCGCATCCTGCTTACGAATGATGACGGCATTCATGCCGAAGGGCTCGCCGCGCTGGAGCGGATCGCGCGCACGCTCTCTGACGATGTCTGGATCGTCGCGCCCGAGACGGACCAGAGCGGCCTTGCCCATTCGCTGAGCCTTTCCGAACCTCTGCGGCTGCGCAAGGTTTCCGACAAGCATTTCGCGTTGCGCGGCACGCCGACCGATTGCGTCATCATGGGCATCCGGCAGGTAATGGACATCAAGCCGGACCTCGTGCTCTCCGGCGTCAATTCGGGCTCGAACGTTGCCGACGACGTGACCTATTCCGGCACGATCGCCGGCGCCATCGAGGGCACGATGCAGGGCGTGCGCTCCTTTGCCCTGAGCCAGGCCTATCTCCACGAGGACGGCGCGCGCCTCGTGCCATGGGAGGTCTGTGAAACGCATGCGCCGGCTCTTCTGGAAAAGCTGATGGTCCTGGACCTTCCGGAGGGCACCTTCCTCAATCTCAACTTCCCGAACTGCCGCCCCGACGAGGTCGATGGCGCGGAGGTGACCATGCAGGGCAAGCTCGCCTTCAACCTCCAGGTCGACGCCCGCTCCGACGGCCGGGGTTTTCCCTATTACTGGCTGAAGTTCGGCGAACGTGCCGGCGCCTTTATCGAAGGCACCGATATTCACGCCCTGAAGCATAACAAGATTTCGGTAACGCCTTTGAAACTGGATTTGACCGATTATTCCGTGACGGACCGCGTGGCGCGGGCCCTGGGATACGGAGCACAGGTTTGA
- a CDS encoding peptidoglycan DD-metalloendopeptidase family protein: MCFSLSPKFGKSAGNLLIVGLLASAATGCSSDVTRFGGLFASSGQDQITTSSIPRRGGPQGDPVPRADLGGSAVASQSGYGGGNDAMGQSYPSRPSYDPIRTSNSSARMASAPVSVQRSELAAPTAVAPSRQREREVALAQPFPSATQAEKPRLVAPSAPKVTPDQMTTGATPKVSGWSATNAPSVTLRPGESVAILSRRFGVPENEILRVNNLKTASAAKPGQAILIPTFNGGNAAKAASQTADLSKPGKMPEPAKAPEQNVAVVPGANSARDKTMASADSTGKFPAGAGKDPKAPAGSYVVKQGDSLAKIAKATGSDIDDLKAANNLSANSLRVGQALKIPAGGADTIKTASIATQKVDPTPAQAAPAQQTASVQPGPYKAPTATQTVDDVEKKSDVSSAAPESTGIGKYRWPVRGQVIAAYGANVNGSRNDGIDISVPQGTPIKAAENGVVIYAGNGLKELGNTVLVRHDDGTVTVYGNADTLSVTRGQKIQRGQTVAVSGMSGDVKQPQVHFEVRKDASPVNPMTFLE, encoded by the coding sequence ATGTGTTTCAGTCTTTCGCCGAAGTTCGGAAAATCGGCCGGTAATCTTCTGATTGTTGGCCTGCTGGCGAGTGCCGCAACGGGCTGCAGTTCCGATGTGACGCGGTTTGGTGGCTTGTTTGCCTCCTCAGGGCAGGATCAGATCACCACAAGTTCCATTCCGCGCAGGGGCGGTCCCCAGGGCGATCCGGTTCCGCGTGCCGATCTCGGTGGCTCTGCTGTGGCGAGCCAGTCCGGTTACGGCGGCGGCAACGATGCGATGGGGCAGTCCTATCCGTCGCGTCCGAGCTATGATCCGATCCGCACTTCGAATTCGAGTGCACGGATGGCTTCCGCGCCGGTTTCGGTGCAGCGTTCCGAGCTTGCTGCGCCGACGGCCGTGGCGCCCTCCCGCCAGCGGGAAAGAGAAGTCGCGCTTGCGCAGCCTTTCCCCTCGGCAACCCAGGCTGAAAAGCCCCGGCTGGTAGCGCCGTCTGCGCCGAAGGTGACGCCCGATCAGATGACGACGGGCGCAACGCCCAAGGTTTCCGGCTGGTCGGCGACCAACGCACCTTCCGTCACGTTGCGTCCAGGTGAAAGTGTTGCGATCCTCTCCAGACGCTTCGGTGTTCCGGAAAATGAGATCCTGCGCGTCAACAACCTGAAGACGGCATCTGCCGCCAAGCCCGGCCAGGCGATCCTCATCCCGACCTTCAACGGCGGCAATGCCGCCAAGGCGGCATCCCAGACGGCGGACCTCTCCAAGCCCGGCAAGATGCCTGAACCGGCCAAGGCGCCGGAGCAGAACGTCGCTGTCGTTCCCGGGGCAAATTCCGCCCGCGACAAGACGATGGCGAGCGCCGATTCCACCGGCAAATTTCCTGCCGGCGCCGGCAAGGATCCGAAGGCGCCTGCCGGCTCCTATGTCGTCAAGCAGGGGGATTCGCTCGCAAAGATCGCCAAGGCGACCGGTTCGGATATCGACGATCTCAAGGCTGCCAATAATCTTTCTGCCAATTCGCTGCGTGTTGGTCAGGCCTTGAAGATTCCGGCCGGCGGCGCCGATACGATCAAGACCGCTTCGATCGCGACCCAGAAGGTCGATCCGACGCCGGCACAGGCGGCGCCTGCTCAGCAGACGGCCTCCGTTCAGCCTGGGCCGTACAAGGCGCCGACCGCCACCCAGACGGTCGATGATGTCGAGAAGAAGTCTGACGTCAGCTCCGCTGCACCGGAATCGACCGGTATCGGCAAGTATCGCTGGCCGGTCCGCGGCCAGGTGATTGCCGCCTACGGCGCCAACGTCAACGGCAGCCGCAATGACGGCATCGATATCTCCGTCCCGCAGGGTACGCCGATCAAGGCGGCCGAAAACGGCGTCGTCATCTATGCCGGCAACGGCCTCAAGGAACTCGGCAACACGGTTCTCGTCCGCCATGACGACGGCACGGTGACCGTCTACGGCAATGCCGATACGCTGAGCGTCACCCGTGGCCAGAAGATCCAGCGTGGCCAGACCGTCGCCGTCTCCGGCATGAGCGGTGACGTCAAGCAGCCGCAGGTCCATTTCGAGGTGCGCAAGGATGCGTCCCCGGTCAACCCGATGACTTTCCTGGAATAG
- a CDS encoding ScpA family protein has translation MNTVKGTERPQAATPMDKLWQDNGADRASHEPALVIDVAGFEGPLDLLLYLARNQKVDLSRISVLALAEQYLQFVESARRIRIELAADYLVMAAWLAYLKSRLLIPQQIKDDGPSGEEMAATLAFRLKRLEAMRQAAEGLVNRNRLGRDIFARGAPEHIPDRQQSAYVASLYDLLTAYAALRQRNAVTQVTIERRNVWSLTDARELLTQMIGEIGDWTAMEHYLLRYLAAPEERVTAIASAFAASLELVREGRLEIRQDGAFQPIYMRRGPKHATLQVVEQERPA, from the coding sequence GTGAATACGGTCAAGGGCACGGAACGTCCCCAGGCGGCAACGCCGATGGACAAGCTGTGGCAGGACAACGGCGCCGATCGCGCCAGCCACGAGCCGGCGCTGGTGATCGATGTCGCCGGTTTCGAAGGCCCGCTCGACCTGTTGCTCTATCTCGCCCGCAATCAGAAGGTCGACCTGTCGCGCATTTCGGTGCTGGCGCTCGCCGAACAATATCTGCAGTTCGTCGAAAGCGCGCGGCGCATCCGCATCGAGCTGGCCGCCGATTATCTCGTCATGGCGGCCTGGCTCGCCTATCTAAAGTCGCGACTGCTCATTCCCCAGCAGATCAAGGACGACGGCCCGTCGGGCGAGGAGATGGCGGCAACGCTCGCCTTCCGCCTGAAACGCCTCGAAGCCATGCGCCAGGCTGCGGAAGGGCTCGTCAACCGCAACCGCCTTGGCCGTGATATCTTCGCCCGCGGTGCGCCCGAGCATATCCCCGACCGGCAGCAATCCGCCTATGTGGCAAGCCTCTACGATCTCTTGACCGCCTATGCGGCGCTACGCCAGCGCAATGCGGTCACCCAGGTCACGATCGAAAGGCGCAATGTCTGGTCGCTGACCGACGCCCGTGAACTGCTGACCCAGATGATCGGCGAGATCGGTGACTGGACAGCGATGGAGCATTATCTGCTGCGCTATCTCGCTGCACCCGAGGAGCGCGTCACGGCGATCGCCAGCGCCTTTGCCGCCTCGCTGGAACTGGTGCGCGAGGGCAGGCTCGAAATCCGCCAGGACGGTGCCTTTCAGCCGATTTACATGCGTCGCGGTCCCAAACACGCCACGCTGCAGGTGGTGGAACAGGAGCGGCCGGCTTGA
- a CDS encoding protein-L-isoaspartate(D-aspartate) O-methyltransferase, producing MTARLAEKEGFAALVLRLRAEGISDLDLLTAVEQTQRSLFVPPQFADDAYSSRTIPIECGSFLEGIDFAVRILHHLKLKPGQRILEIGTGSGFTAAVIGRIAERVLSIDRYKTLTSAAQRRMESLGLRNVVIRHADGSAGMQGEGTFDRILVTSAFNSMPRFYTDQLVSGGSMIAPLMISENECRMVRLTKTGSRFEREELFEAPYLPIVPRLASLL from the coding sequence TTGACGGCAAGACTGGCGGAGAAGGAGGGCTTTGCGGCGCTCGTCCTCAGGTTGCGTGCCGAAGGCATTTCCGACCTCGACCTCTTGACGGCGGTCGAGCAGACGCAGCGCTCGCTGTTTGTGCCGCCGCAATTCGCAGACGATGCCTATTCGAGCCGCACGATACCGATCGAATGCGGCTCCTTCCTCGAAGGCATCGATTTTGCCGTCCGCATCCTGCATCATCTGAAACTCAAGCCGGGACAGCGCATCCTGGAAATCGGCACCGGCAGCGGCTTCACCGCCGCGGTTATCGGCCGCATCGCCGAGCGTGTTTTGTCGATCGACCGTTACAAGACGCTGACCTCGGCCGCGCAGCGGCGCATGGAATCGCTCGGTCTGCGCAACGTCGTCATCCGCCATGCCGACGGCAGCGCCGGCATGCAGGGCGAGGGCACCTTCGACCGTATCCTGGTGACATCAGCCTTCAATTCGATGCCGCGCTTCTATACCGACCAGCTCGTTTCCGGTGGCTCAATGATCGCGCCGCTGATGATTTCCGAGAATGAATGTCGCATGGTGCGGCTCACGAAAACCGGCAGCCGGTTCGAGCGCGAAGAACTGTTCGAGGCGCCTTACCTGCCGATCGTTCCGCGGCTTGCCTCGCTGCTGTAG
- a CDS encoding twin-arginine translocase TatA/TatE family subunit, protein MGSFSMWHWLIVLVIVLLLFGRGKIPELMGDVAKGIKSFKKGMTDEDAPDTAKTVDHKADETK, encoded by the coding sequence ATGGGTTCTTTTAGCATGTGGCACTGGCTGATCGTTCTGGTCATCGTGCTGTTGTTGTTCGGTCGCGGCAAGATTCCGGAATTGATGGGCGACGTCGCCAAGGGCATCAAGAGCTTCAAGAAGGGCATGACGGACGAAGATGCGCCTGATACGGCGAAGACCGTCGATCACAAGGCTGACGAAACGAAGTAA
- the nagZ gene encoding beta-N-acetylhexosaminidase, producing MTESKAMILGCSGLSLTSEEKAFYRGERPWGFILFGRNISETRQISDLVAELRESVGWHAPVLIDQEGGRVQRIRPPILARYPSGEALGDLYRRDPVLGLRAAWLMSRLHAFDLLSLGINVDCLPVLDVPVEGSSNVIGDRAYGDDPETVIAMGRAAAEGLKAGGLLPVMKHMPGHGRGFADSHLELPVVTVPRDELEAHDFPPFVAMKDELMAMTCHVVFTSIDPDNPATTSRKVIDGVIREHIGFNGLLLSDDSSMNALSGTIGERAANIIAGGCDIVLHCNGKMDEMLDVVANVPPLAGQSLARAKAVEAGFRAPDSADEAELRTEFEAMFATV from the coding sequence ATGACCGAATCAAAAGCGATGATCCTTGGCTGCAGCGGCCTTTCCCTCACCTCCGAAGAGAAGGCCTTTTATCGGGGCGAACGACCCTGGGGGTTCATCCTCTTCGGGCGCAACATTTCCGAAACGCGGCAGATTTCCGATCTCGTCGCCGAACTGCGCGAAAGCGTCGGCTGGCACGCGCCGGTGCTGATCGACCAGGAGGGCGGCCGCGTCCAGCGTATCCGTCCACCCATTCTGGCGCGTTATCCTTCCGGTGAGGCGCTCGGTGATCTCTATCGACGTGACCCGGTACTTGGCCTGCGCGCCGCCTGGCTGATGTCGCGCCTGCATGCTTTCGACCTCTTGAGTCTCGGCATCAATGTCGATTGTCTGCCGGTGCTTGACGTGCCCGTCGAGGGCAGCAGCAACGTTATCGGCGACCGCGCCTATGGTGACGATCCGGAGACCGTCATCGCGATGGGCCGCGCCGCCGCCGAGGGGCTGAAGGCCGGCGGCCTGCTGCCCGTCATGAAGCATATGCCGGGTCACGGTCGCGGCTTTGCGGATTCGCATCTGGAACTGCCCGTCGTCACCGTTCCGCGCGACGAACTGGAGGCCCATGATTTTCCGCCCTTCGTCGCGATGAAGGACGAGCTGATGGCAATGACCTGCCACGTCGTCTTCACATCGATCGACCCGGACAATCCGGCGACGACCTCACGAAAGGTCATCGACGGCGTTATCCGCGAGCATATCGGTTTTAACGGTCTGCTGCTCTCCGACGATAGCTCGATGAATGCTCTTTCTGGCACGATCGGCGAAAGAGCGGCGAATATCATTGCAGGCGGATGCGATATCGTGCTGCATTGCAATGGTAAGATGGACGAGATGCTGGATGTTGTGGCAAATGTTCCCCCGCTCGCCGGCCAGTCGCTCGCCCGCGCAAAGGCGGTGGAAGCAGGCTTTAGGGCGCCGGATTCGGCCGATGAAGCGGAGTTGAGGACGGAATTCGAGGCGATGTTTGCGACGGTCTGA
- the tatB gene encoding Sec-independent protein translocase protein TatB — MFDIGWTELLVIAVVLIVVVGPKDLPPMLRAFGKMTQRARKVAGEFRAQFDEALREAELDDVRQTISDAQKLNPVNSLREAMNPLRQMGNEIKADLQKATVAPDNKTEVPPAAASAPTPSMSLPETPPLMPAPEPAAAAAVQADTVAAKPKVQRKPRAKAADKADAAAAVAVPVEKPKRATAARKPATPKTPAQTKKKKDEA, encoded by the coding sequence ATGTTCGATATTGGCTGGACCGAACTTTTGGTCATCGCGGTCGTGCTGATCGTGGTTGTCGGTCCCAAGGATTTGCCGCCGATGCTGCGCGCTTTCGGCAAGATGACGCAGCGTGCCCGCAAGGTGGCGGGGGAGTTTCGTGCGCAGTTCGACGAAGCGCTGCGTGAGGCCGAGCTTGACGATGTCCGTCAGACGATCAGCGACGCCCAGAAGCTCAACCCGGTCAACAGCCTGCGCGAAGCGATGAATCCCCTTCGCCAGATGGGTAACGAGATCAAGGCCGACCTGCAAAAGGCGACCGTCGCCCCTGATAACAAGACCGAGGTGCCGCCGGCCGCCGCTTCGGCTCCGACGCCGTCGATGAGCCTGCCGGAAACGCCGCCACTGATGCCGGCGCCCGAGCCTGCCGCTGCGGCCGCCGTTCAGGCCGATACGGTCGCCGCCAAGCCGAAGGTGCAGCGCAAGCCGCGCGCCAAGGCTGCCGATAAGGCCGATGCCGCGGCCGCAGTTGCCGTGCCGGTGGAAAAACCGAAGCGTGCGACGGCAGCCCGCAAGCCCGCAACGCCGAAAACGCCGGCGCAGACGAAGAAGAAGAAGGACGAGGCATGA